In a genomic window of Aerosakkonema funiforme FACHB-1375:
- a CDS encoding P-II family nitrogen regulator, producing the protein MSTSLTSGVLVTMIGEALLQDRLINLLTKLRVSGYTIIPAQGAGSHGRRMGDMAGYNTNIEIKTIVTPEISAQLFEDLKPLQSNHALIAFRQTVDGLFD; encoded by the coding sequence ATGTCTACTTCGTTAACATCCGGTGTTCTCGTTACCATGATTGGTGAAGCGCTATTGCAAGATCGACTCATCAACTTACTAACAAAATTAAGGGTATCTGGTTACACAATCATTCCAGCACAGGGTGCAGGCAGTCATGGGAGACGTATGGGAGATATGGCTGGCTATAACACCAATATTGAAATCAAAACGATCGTTACCCCGGAAATATCCGCTCAACTATTTGAAGACCTGAAACCCCTACAATCCAATCATGCTTTAATTGCGTTTCGACAAA